The genomic interval GGAGCCTTTTCAATAAAATCACTCCTTTTTATCGTATCCTCAGGAGGTTTATATACCAAAAGCACACTTATGCCAACCATGCCTAAAAAGCTGACAAGCAATATGAGGTTTATTACCGGTAAATAATTCTTCCAGCGCCTCAGCTTTTCAGTAAGGATTTTGGCAATTATTTGTAAATAGTGCGTATTTATTTTCAAGGTTTTTAATGTGTCTTAAGATTTTTTAAATACTTACGAAACATCTTTATTCTAACAGCGCATTCAGGCTTTTCAAGGCATTCTCGTTTTTGCCTCTTTTGATAATTCAGTTTCGCTTTGTTTGTGATGAACTTTTGGTTTGAAACGAAAATAAAACAATACCATATGCATAATACACAATTTTGCATTTTACCGCACCATACCCTTCAACAAAAAGGGGGAAAAAATGTTGGCAACGGCTATAAATGGTATTATTAAAACACAGGACAGGAACTCTGGCGCACTACAGCCGTTGCCATTATTACGTTTATAGACATAGCGGCACCGTCAAGTTGAGAAAATAGACATCTTAAACAACTGGTTCAATGAGACGCGACATTAGTTTTTTCCCTTATTCTTGACATCCATGTTTCAATAATGAGACGGGAATATTTCTCGTTTAGATTACTGTATTGATGTTAGTTTCAATTCCTTATAGGTGCAATGAGACGTCACTTAAGTCTTTTTCACGCAGGCGACTTGTAGCTGTTTCAATTCCTTATAGGTGCAATGAGACAAGCGTCGATGAACAATTTAGAATTGCCCGTGATAGGTTTCAATTCCTTATAGGTGCAATGAGACAGCTAACGCCTCATAATCCCTGTTGTATATCTTTAGTTTCAATTCCTTATAGGTGCAATGAGACTGGGTAATCTTAAGAAAAAACTTCCCGACCAAATACTGTTTCAATTCCTTATAGGTGCAATGAGACTGTACAGAAGCAAGGCTTTTCATTAATTCCACTACTGTTTCAATTCCTTATAGGTGCAATGAGACGCCTTTAAAACCAATATTATTGCACTTCTTGCACCCGTTTCAATTCCTTATAGGTGCAATGAGACTGGTAATGGTGCAAGGCGTGATATCGGCATTGTAACGTTTCAATTCCTTATAGGTGCAATGAGACGCATGTCAAATGCCTTGTCTATTGCACGCTCAACAGTTTCAATTCCTTATAGGTGCAATGAGACCCACCGTGGTGGGTGGGTCACGCCCCATAAGCGCTAACTTGTTTTATTGACAAATTTTATTCATCATGGTATTTTTATGTTAATTATCCCGCTAATCACTCTATAGGAGGATAAAGCCATGATGAGAGAAGATTGGGATCTTCTAAGAACTTTCTTCCCAAACGATTGGAAAAGTTTAGCCGTTGATACAAATGCTTTAAAAGGCTTGCGCAAGGATAAATCTGAAGAAAAGCTTCTTCGAACATTATTAATTCATTTAGGATGTGGCTATTCATTGCGTGAAACAGTAGTTCGAGCCAAGCGTGCTAACTTAGCAGATTTATCCGATGTTGCCTTATTAAAGCGATTAAAAAAGAGCAAAGAATGGCTATATAAATTATGTTTATCTTTATTCCGTGAGCGTGGCCTCCAAATTAATAAACGGAATAATTTTCATCTTCGCTTATTTGATGCAACAACAGTAAAGGAACCTGGGAAAACAGGAAGTCTTTGGCGCATTCATTATAGTATTGAGGTTCCTTCATTATCTTGCGATTTCTTTAAACTTACGGGAACTGAAGGAGAAGGCACAGGAGAATCTTTTCGGCAGTTTCCGATGAAAAAAGATGATTATATTATAGCTGACAGAGGTTACTGTACTGGCCAAGGAATTCATCATGCAACAAGGAAAGGCGCTTATCTTAGCGTTAGAGTTAATTCGCAATCTCTACGGATATTCGGCGAAGAAAAGAAACCCTTTCCTTTATTGAAAGAAATCCAATATTTAAAAAGACCCCTTGCTATAAAATCATGGAACGTTTTTATTCCAAACGTTGATAATACTGAATATGTCAAAGGGCGTCTTTGTATAATACGCAAAACAGAAGAAGCCATTAAAATAGCTCATAAAAAACTTAAAAGACATGCAAGCAAAAAGGGCATTGAACTAAAACCGGAGACCCTTATTTATGCCAAGTACGTAATAGTATTCACAACGTTTCCTGAAAATCAATTTACCGCTTTTGATATCTTAGAATGGTATCGAGTTCGATGGCAAATTGAACTGGTCTTTAAAAGATTTAAACAAATAGCACAATTTGGACACTTACCTAAATACGATGATGATAGCTCAAAAGCTTGGCTTTATGGCAAACTATTCGTTGCTCTTTTGACAGAAAAACTAATAGATTTTGCTACGTCTTTTTCCCCCTGGGGATACTTCATTGTCAAGCAAGAAGACTAAAAGCAAATGGCGTGAATTTGCTTTTATGCTTAATCAAGTAAAACGGGCTATAGAACCAGCGTTATCATTACAGGAAGTTCTTAAGTGCTGGAATGACATTGCTTGTTCTTTAGCAGAAAATACAAGAATCCGAAAAACACAGATATCAAAATACTTCGAGCGCACCTAAAACAAGTTAGCGCTTATGGGGTCACGCCCTGTCATTGCGGTTTCAATTCCTTATAGGTGCAATGAGACAATTACCGTCGTATCTTTCCCCGTTTTCCGGGATAGGTGCAATGAGACGTTCCTTCCCTCTCCAATTGTAGAACACAATACCGAGTTTCAATTCCTTATAGGTGCAATGAGACTCATCAATATTTTCATCTAATGTAGTGGATGCGAAGTTTCAATTCCTTATAGGTGCAATGAGACTTTATCGACGAGGCAGTGCTGTACTGCCTCTCTGACGGTTTCAATTCCTTATAGGTGCAATGAGACTTTTCGTTTTTCGGCCTGATAAGCTCAGTGATAATGTTTCAATTCCTTATAGGTGCAATGAGACTCTGCCTACATAGTTTTGTTGTAGGATTATAGATAGTTTCAATTCCTTATAGGTGCAATGAGACGCTGAAGGTGGTAGATGAGGGGTCATATCTTATTGGTTTCAATTCCTTATAGGTGCAATGAGACTCGGTTTCCTCGGCTCCGTACATGCCTCCGAAATCCTGGTTTCAATTCCTTATAGGTGCAATGAGACCCGCCACGCCTGCGGCAAGTAAAATCCTTATTGCTGAGTTTCAATTCCTTATAGGTGCAATGAGACAAATAATTATACTCAGAACTAAAAATCAAATTATCGTTTCAATTCCTTATAGGTGCAATGAGACCGCAGGCGAGTCGTGCCTGGCGCGGCATGACAACGCTGTTTCAATTCCTTATAGGTGCAATGAGACTTGATTCGCATATAGACGATACAAGCGACCCTCGTTTCAATTCCTTATAGGTGCAATGAGACTTGCGGGTGAGATAGTACATTGCGGCTGATGCGGCGTTTCAATTCCTTATAGGTGCAATGAGACAATAGAATCCAGTATCGACATGGCCATGTTTTCAAGTTTCAATTCCTTATAGGTGCAATGAGACATTATTATTGTTTGTGGTTAGTCGTTGGTTGATCGTGTTTCAATTCCTTATAGGTGCAATGAGACGTGTTTGGGAATTTCTTTTCACGCCCTTCCGAGATTGTTTCAATTCCTTATAGGTGCAATGAGACTTGATTCGCATATAGACGATACAAGCGACCCTCGTTTCAATTCCTTATAGGTGCAATGAGACCCTACTAGCGTGAGTTTATCACAAAATAAGGCATGAAGCAACGTAACATAAATACAGTCAATGCGTTAAGCACAACATCAATTGTATACACTGAGTCCTTGAAGTTTCAGCCGATGTTTGTGGAAATCCATAATGCCTAACGCATTCATCAACAGAGATTCCTTGTCGGACATTTCTTCCAATTTGTAGGTAGCCTTAACTCTCCCTCTGGCCTTTGTTTCTTCAAGCATAGCAGAAAGCCTTATATTATTAAGGGTGTCTAACAGGGTATCTAACGTTCCACTAAATTGTGCGTGCGCTTTTGCCTGATACCACACAATCGCCGCCATTAGGTATCCGAGGACGCAAATAAAAAAATGCACCCTGATTTTCTGATCCGTCCAGTGAAATTGCGGTTTTAAAGCAAGGTGATAGGGGTTCTTGAGATTTCTAAAGGCATGTTCAATTTTTGATTGCCCATAGTAGGCTTTTATAATGTCCGCGGTATCCCAATCGTGATGGTCTGTCATAAGAATCCTGAACCCCAGTTCCCCTTCTATTTCTTCGAGCTTTTTCTGGTCGATTGAAAAATTCAATTGAAACTTGCCTTCAGATACCTCTTTTAACGACCAATCGATAACATCCTTCGCAAATTGACATTTCACTACACTTCTTATCGTATCCTCCAGACCCTCTTTGTCCCGCATCTTTCCCTTTGGATTACACAGATGCTGCTGTAAGAGCTTTAACTGATGTTCTGCCTTTTCCAGAGACTGAGACATTCCCCTTAATTGCCCAACCTTTAATTTCTCGGAAATAAATACGACAACGGTTCTTTCCTGCCCCCAAATAACCCGTTTGTCATGGTACACCTGTATCTTACTGCCGTCAACGTCATATTCCCTGAAATTACACATGGCATCCCCTACCAACTGCTTGTGATGATACGGTGTAAGCGCTCCAACGTAATGCAATGCCAATCTCTCTACAATAGCCATATTGTCCATGGAATTGTTTCCACGATCAAAAACAATAGTGTGCTTTTTGCTGTCGAAACCTAATCCGGTCATCCTGTCTTTTATCGTCTCAAGAACCGCGCTGAACACCTTTGCATCCGCCATGTTCCCCTGATAGGTATGGTGAAACAACGGTATCATGTCGTTACGTGTAACGACCATCGCCAACCCGACCTGCCTGAGATCGTATCGCTTTTGTTTGTTTTTCCCCCGCCGGGCAATAGTGCATCGCAGATTAGTTGTGTCGATATACGTGAAAAAATTGGTTGTATCAAAAAACAGTGTGTCGCTTTGAAGGTTGTATGTTTTAAATGTCTTTTCAATTAATTCGCGCTCGATTTCTGCAATGGATTCTTCAGGAAGTGCATCCATCAAATCCCAGAAATGCTGACTGTCTATTTTACTCAAGCTGTGTCTGAGTAAGTATTCGGCAGTAGTCGTCTTTGCCCAATCCCACCATCCTCTTTTGCTGGTAGGCACACACACTCTCCCCACGGCACCCAACAAGAGGGTACTTCCGGCGGTCAGATTATTTCGAACAGGTTTTTTAGCACAATACTGCCGTGGCGACTTTATATATTTATTAATCACGGAAGGGACGTCCAGGGCATTGGCCACACTTAGCAATGCGGCTACCGCGCCATGTGAATAAGATTTGAGCCGTAATTTTTCGGTAAGACCTTGCAGTTGTTTTAATAAATCGTCTGCCTTGCCAAGATAGGCCAGGACGATGGGCCTGGGCTTGCCGTTAACGCGCCGCGATTCGACAATATACCAATATTTATAACCTCTGGAGTTTTTAGATTGAATGGTAGCCATGGCTATTAGTTGTTAGTGTATACGTAATAGATTAATACTCCGTGTATAATAGTATATACAGGCATATAATGCAATATAAATATAGTATTATTCAGTGTATACATAATTTTTTAGACAAAAAAAGTCGCAACCCGATACAAATCATTGGATTGCAACTTGATGTCTTTGTCTTACACCTTATTTCGTGATAAACTCACGCTAGAGCACTTAAGACCTATTGTACCTCACAAGTTTCAATTCCTTATAGGTGCAATGAGACGTAGGAAAAAACTTGAAATAGTCCGAGACCACCACAGGTTTCAATTCCTTATAGGTGCAATGAGACAATCCTTTTTGGAATACCTGTTGTTCCCGCAATCAAGTTTCAATTCCTTATAGGTGCAATGAGACCTGTTGTTCGCCTTCGTTATCACCCTGAACACTTTCGTTTCAATTCCTTATAGGTGCAATGAGACGATATCACAGAGTGTGAAATGGAGGGGGTCTTTATAGTTTCAATTCCTTATAGGTGCAATGAGACCCTATACTTCTCAATAATTGGGAGAATTGTTTCTACGTTTCAATTCCTTATAGGTGCAATGAGACCAGCAGAAATGATCATGCTTGAGAAAATGTGCCACAGTTTCAATTCCTTATAGGTGCAATGAGACAAGGGTGCTATATAAATACGAGTGTATCTCTTTTAGTTTCAATTCCTTATAGGTGCAATGAGACATTCTCCCGTTCCAAGCGACGACCCAAAAATTCTCCGTTTCAATTCCTTATAGGTGCAATGAGACGGGGCAACTCTCAATGCAGATGGTACGGTAACGGGGTTTCAATTCCTTATAGGTGCAATGAGACTGTATGTACTCCAAAAATGTCTTTATTTTTCTGTCAGTTTCAATTCCTTATAGGTGCAATGAGACTACGACGCAGTGTATATATCTGCGCTTGCCCAATACGTTTCAATTCCTTATAGGTGCAATGAGACAAGTGCAAGCCACGTATTCGTAAGATGGAATGTAAGCGTTTCAATTCCTTATAGGTGCAATGAGACGCCTCTCTAACATCAGAGGTTAGATCCCTACGTCCGTTTCAATTCCTTATAGGTGCAATGAGACCAAATTCGGTGTCCTTACTGTATTTCTTCTACCACGTTTCAATTCCTTATAGGTGCAATGAGACTTGTAAGTTTTCGCACGTAATTCCTGCCTTTTTTCAGGTTTCAATTCCTTATAGGTGCAATGAGACAGGGGATTCTCAGGCTACCAGTTCTAACATATCACGTTTCAATTCCTTATAGGTGCAATGAGACTTGATTTTATTTAGCCATGTATAATCTCCCCACGGCGCTGTCAAAGTTTTCCATAAGCACATAATATACAAAGATATGTAAAAAAACGTGGACATTCCCCCTAAAATATTTTATATTATAGGGCATGAACCAGCATACAACACCAATCGATAACACACACAACGAACTACTTCATTCAATTACCGTTCGTCCTGTTTCACAAAACGACCAGGCAAATTGGGACACACTGATGCGCCAGCATCATTACCTTGGATTTCGTTCTCTCGTAGGAGAATCAATTCGCTACGTAGCGGAATCACAGGGACAATGGCTTGCCTTGATCGGCTGGGCTGCCGCAGCATTAAAATGTACCGTTCGCGATAAGTGGATTGGATGGCCGCCATTTTTAAAATCACAACGCCTGAAACTCATAGCAAACAACTCACGTTTCCTGATCCTTCCTCAGATACACGTACCAAACCTTGCCTCCCGTATTCTTTCTCTTAACCTTAAACGCTTATCACAAGACTGGACTAAGGTCTATGGGCATCCAATCTGGCTTGTGGAGACCTTTGTCGACCCTCGTTTTTTTAAAGGCGTCTGCTATAAGGCCGCAGGATGGATTTTTTTAGGACATTCAACCGGTTTTGCCAGATCATCACAAGGCTATCTTCTGCACAATAAGCCAAAGATGGTCTTTGTTCGCTCATTGAAAGCACAAGTCCAAAAACAACTTAACAACCTTAATCTTACCATACAATTAAGAAAGGAGACAAAGCCTATGAAATTATCTTTAAAAGATGCGGAATTTCTTGACGAATTATTGCAGCAAATCCCTGAACATCGCATGCCCAGAGGCGTTCGCCACAGGAAACGTTCTATCCTGGCAATTTCTATCTGTGCTATCATCTGCAATGCCTGGAGCTTTGCCGCCATTGCAGAGTGGGCAAAGCGTTGTCCGCAAAATATGCTCAAACGTCTCTCCTGCCGTTATAATACAAAAACGAAACGATACGAACCACCGAGTGAACCTACCATCAGGCGTTTCTTACAGCAGGTGGATGCAGAAGCAGTTGATAAAGTCCTCTCGCGTTGGTTTCAATCTGTCGGTGATAAAAGCCTGCCCATTGCGGTTGACGGGAAAACCCTTTGCGGTGCAAGACAGCCTGACGGCAAACAGGTACATTTGCTTGCCGCTTTTCTTCATAAACAGGGTATAGTTCTCGCACAAACTCAGGTAGACCGCAAAACAAACGAAATACCGATGGTTCCGGTATTGTTTGATGATTTAGACATAAAAGACCGTGTCGTTACTTTCGATGCCTTACATGCGCAAAAGGAAACCGCCCGTTATCTGGTAGAAGACAAAAAGGCAGAATATATATTCACGGTGAAAGATAATCAAAAAACCATAAAACAAGCCATCAAGGAACTGAATCTCAGTTCTTTTCCCCCCTCAGCACGAAACAATTGAAAAAGGCCATGGCCGCATTGAAATCCGCAGGATTTGGACCAGCACCGAATTAAACGAATATCTTGATTTCCCCTACGTTAAGCAGGTATTTTGCATTCATAGAATATTTACAAAAGTCAAGACCGGCAAAAAGACCGAGGAAATTGTTTACGGTATTACCAGCCTGACACAACAAAAAGCAAGTCCCAAAACCATTCTTAAGTTTTCCCGCGGACACTGGTCAATAGAAAATGGACTTCATTATGTGCGTGATACCTCCTTCCGTGAAGACCATTCTCAAATACGCACACAAAATGCCCCAAGGGCAATGGCTTCTTTGAAGAACCTTGTGGTTGGGCTGTTTCATTTTCTCAATGTACCAAATATTGCAAAGACGCTCAGAAATTTTGCGGCAAGACCTTTTCTTGCACTTCAAATGCTTCGCTTGTAATGTAGAGAACAAAAAAAAGCCTTTATTTTTTTACTATCTCTTTCATTACTACAGGGATACTCCCGCTCCATTTTGCTTGTTTTGCTCATTCTTGCCCGTTTACATGAGAACCCTATCGTTTTTAACTTTCTTCTCCACTTATTGACGGGAGCTTTTGGCACAAATTCTTGATCCGCGTCTTTCGTAGGGTGACTTTGACGTTGCCGTGATAATCTCCCGAATACCGTTTCAATTCCTTATAGGTGCAATGAGACTTGTTGCGCAGAATGTATCATCTGCTCTCGTCCTCAGTTTCAATTCCTTATAGGTGCAATGAGACTAAAATATGAAAAATAAAATATTGTATTTTTTATTGTTTCAATTCCTTATAGGTGCAATGAGACTCTATTGAGGCCTATCTCCGCTTTTCCATAAATTATGTTTCAATTCCTTATAGGTGCAATGAGACGGTTTCCATCGAGGGTGTCGGAATCGCCCCTGAGAAGTTTCAATTCCTTATAGGTGCAATGAGACATATGCCATTTGTTTTTGGCGGGCAGGCGCAAAAAAGTTTCAATTCCTTATAGGTGCAATGAGACAATAAGGCTGGATACCTCCGATAACCTCGGTATAAAGTTTCAATTCCTTATAGGTGCAATGAGACGTTGTACAAAAACTTAATTTAGATTTATTTAAACAAAGTTTCAATTCCTTATAGGTGCAATGAGACCAGTTTTGTGGGTACAAATAATACAGAGACTTATGACTTTTTTTCGTATGAAAAATGGCCATTTTGCTCGTCTACCTCTCATTATGTAAAAAACCCGGCAGGTCGACATGTAGTACTTAAACTGTCATCTCATGACGGGATAACCTTCATTTCAATGTATCTAAATAGACCTGCAGAGACGTACGAACAGGTATTTACCCTAAGGTCGACAGGTTTTTTTATAATATTTAGCCATCACGAAACACTTACTTATCCAAACAATGAAATACTTTTGTCGTATCATTGTATTCCAACAGTCAAAGCAAACCTAATAGTCATAATATATTATCAACCGGTCTTTTGTCAAATCCAACAATCTCTTTATCCAGCCATTTTTCATTTCTTGATTTGAATACAATGAGTGAGTCCTTATCCTCCTCGTTCATGATCTTCTTTGCCTTTATCTTCAATTCTTCCAGTCTGGCTTCGGTAATTTCTCCCTCAAACACAGAATTTTGTATATGATGGAGGTAACCCCTGCAAAGCTTTAGCATCTTCGTGCATCGTTTCTGGTCCACATCGTACACAACAACAACGTACATTGTTAATCTCTCCGTTCAAACAGATGAAACCGTTCAAGCCGGTTAAAGCCGTTTAAACCGCTTAAACCGTTTAAACCGTTTAAACCGCTTAAACCACTTAAACCGCTTAAACCACTTAAACCGCTTAAACCGCTTAAACCGCTTAAACCGCTTAAACCGTTCGAACGGTTATGAAAATTCACCACCAGATCTTAAATCCCTCATACCCTTGCTCACCAATCAGGTGTTTAACCAATTTATAACATTCCAGTCTTATAAGATACCGGTAAGAGACCTGCCTCTCAAGTTTCTTATGGCTGATAATTGTCTTCAGTTTCTCATCATATTCTTTAACAACGGTCTTTCTTCCCTTCTCATTAAGGTAACAGCAATTAACATCTGTCATAAAATCCTTCTCCGTAATCTGATGTCTGTTAAGTATGGTAAATATGGTTCTGTCGCTGAAAATAGGCTTAAAAACCTCCGCCATGTCGAGACTCAGGGAAAACCTCCGTTCACCCGGTTCATGGAGATAAGAGATCAGGGGATTTAACTGCGTATGGTATATTTCACCCAGACATGTCGTATAGACCATCGAGTTTAGATACGAGATCAAGGCATTAATCATATTGTCCGGAGGCTGCTTTACCCTGCGTTCAAATGCTATCTCCTGGTCAATAATGGTGGGCCACGCCTTGTAATACGTATTTCGGATGTTTCCTTCTATTCCCATCAACTCCTCCACGACCTCTGTTTTTTCGATCTGTGACCTGAAGCCTTCAATCGTACTGATATATTCATCCACTCCTTTTCCCCTGTTGCCATAATATCTCAGGTTCTTCAGGATATTGAAACTCGCTGCTTCGATAAACGCCCTTGCCAGGACAATTCTCTTCTGACGGCTCGTATAGTGGTTCACCTGCTTCACCAGGAGTTGCCCGGAGTTTAAGTATTCCCGCGGATAATAGCTGCCGGAATAATAACCATAGTAGTTGAATACATGCACCGGTATGCCTTTCTGCGCAAGATAATTAAAGAGTTTCGTATTGAAGTCAATCTCACCGAAAGCATAGAGGGCTTCTGTGTTCTCAATGGGTATTACGGCCTTAGAACCGTCTTCCTTTTCAAAGAAGATGGTATTTTCCTGTCGTTTCAAACGGCCGTTGTTAAAGATGTAATAGTTCTGTTTCATAGTTTTAAAAATAGTTTAAGCCGTTCAAACAGTTTCAACCGTTCAAGCAGAAAAACCATATCGGTTTAAACAGTTTGAACGGCTTAATCGGCGTAGATTGTTCTTTATTACACCCAGCACATATCCCCATAACTACAATTCTTGCACATCTTCATCCTTTGTATCGGCGGAGGTAATTCGGCTTCTACAAGCACTTTGATTTCGCTTACTATTGCATGAATCTTCTCATCATCTCCCGGTTCCAAAAACACGTCCAGGGTCTTTCTGAGCTTTGGATAATTAATTTTACCCGTAATGCCTTCTACGCCCTTCTGTTTCAGATACCAGAGGTAATACTTCAACTGCCAGATATGCGGCTCTTCCACCTTGTCCGACTTCTTTACCTCGTGAATGACCCTGTCTTTCCCGATGAAATCAATCTTGATAGTGCCGTCAATCTCGATCTCCTTATTCTCCCGTTCGTACGATGTCTCGTGGATCAGCTTACCGAGGTAGACCGCATCGCTGTTGTGCTCCATTTCAATATTTTTGGTAAAATACCAGAGCTTCTTCCTGCAGAGGAAGTAATAGTTAATCTGGGTGCCGGTGAAGCGGATAGATGTTTGTTCTGTAGTGTTCATTATTTATATCCATTCATTCTTTCAATTTTCTCAATATACTGGCAAACTCACTTTTGTTAAGCTTTCCCGTTGAAAGGTCCAGCATAGCATCGTAGAGTTTCCCCTGAGAATCTGAAATGCTGATTCCATTAAGTTCGGGAAAAACCAGCGCAGATACCAGAGCGGTTCGCTTATTACCGTCAACAAAAGGATGGTTTTTACTGATGTGAAATGCATAAGCCACTGCCATTTCACAAATATCGTTATGCAAGTACTCACCATGAAAAGATGCGTGGGGCATTGCAATAGCTGAAGATAAGAGGTTTATATCCCTTATCCCCGGCAATCCTCCATACAATCTCATCTGATTGCTATGTATATCAATGACTTCGGCAAGGGTCAGAAAAAGGATATCTTTCATCATTCAGCCAGCTTCTTAAGTGTTTTTTCGTGTTTTTTATTTATTTTCACTAAAGCCGCTCTAAACTTTTTATCTCTATCCTTGTCATGAACCGGAGAAATAATAAGATTTTTCCCGTCAGTGGTGATTTCAAGTGGTGTATTCATATCAACCTTGAGGATTTCCAGTATGGGTTTATCAATAATTAATGCTGCGCTGTTACCGTGTGGGACCAGATTTTTAAGCATATTACCTCCTGAAATGTAGCATTTTGTAAATTTTTAATGCCACTAAGACACCAGGCATCAAAGAAAATACTGATGACTTAGTGACTGTATAGCAACCTCGAATTTTCTTAACGTAAAATTATGTATATACATTGTACTACCATAATATACTTCGTTCAATATTTCTTCCTATTTCAGTGTCTCAAAATTATTTTTGACAGGATTCACGGGATAAGCAGGATATTTTAATCATGTTCATACTGTCCATCCCTGTTTTGTGAAATTCGTTTTTCTTAGTGTCCATTCGTGGCTAAACCCCTCGTCTTCAACTTTTGTATAGAGAAGATTCGTTGGTTCGTTGTCATTTAATCCTCCTCATCGGTGAGACGTACCAATTCATTTGTAATACCCCTCAAACAATTTTCTTATATTGTGTGAAATGTTTGCTGCTCTGGACAAAACTATAAGGAATAACTGTTTTTACCAATATTCGATGTTCACCAAGCTTAACTGTCCCTGAGCCATAAGTACTTATACGATCAAAACCATCTTTGGCCTTACACAATACTTCCCCAAAATCATCCAGGTATTGAACCCATTGAAACTTACCGGTCAACAATCGCTCCTCCGGCTGTGGAAGTGTGTATCCTTCGGGAAGATTACCTTTGCAAATCGAATCCTTAATATATTGCCAGAAAGAGCCTCTCTTTCCTATGCAATTAATGTGACTACCTACCCTTCTTATCAAAGATACTGCATCTCCTGAAAGACCATTAATCCCTATCGCCACTTTCAGTTCAGCATCGGTATAAAAGCAAAACTCACGATAAGCAATGGTGGGAACATAGAAGCCTTTCGGGGCATCCCTTTCTTCCTGACGAATTTTTATAAAGGTATTCTGCACGATACAACCTGCCGGTGGGCTAAATCTTATTTCGCAGCCTTTAATAAGATCAAATACCTGCCGTGCCTTGATTTCGGCATTATTTTCATCAAAGCCCCTAAAGCAAGCATCAATCAAGGTCATCTTAAAAGCATAGGGAGTTGGAATCAAAAGGGTCTTTCCGCCCTTGCTTGTAGCATGGGTCATTCGAAGGGAAAAAAGGCTCACCGGTAAATAGCTTAGAATGAGCCATTTCCCTATTCCCCGGTCAATTAATTTTTCCTCAACCATGTTAGCCTCCATAAGGTTGAACCTTGCATATTATATCTGCCATTACCCCGCTAAATGCACCAAGCCCGTCAAATGGTGTAACTGCTATCGGGTCGCCGGTTGTGGTCCTATTCAGATTACCGGCAATCTTTTTTATCTCGTCTCGATAATTTGAATTCAGTCCGCTAAGAACGGGGGCAGGCAACGTGCTTGTAGATGTGGCTATAATGCCAGTGAAATCAAGGATATGCGGGTGTTGCGTATTGCGGTGCGCGCCGGTTGGTTTGATAAAGGTATTGAGCACACTCTTCAAAAG from Candidatus Kuenenia stuttgartiensis carries:
- a CDS encoding IS1634 family transposase → MATIQSKNSRGYKYWYIVESRRVNGKPRPIVLAYLGKADDLLKQLQGLTEKLRLKSYSHGAVAALLSVANALDVPSVINKYIKSPRQYCAKKPVRNNLTAGSTLLLGAVGRVCVPTSKRGWWDWAKTTTAEYLLRHSLSKIDSQHFWDLMDALPEESIAEIERELIEKTFKTYNLQSDTLFFDTTNFFTYIDTTNLRCTIARRGKNKQKRYDLRQVGLAMVVTRNDMIPLFHHTYQGNMADAKVFSAVLETIKDRMTGLGFDSKKHTIVFDRGNNSMDNMAIVERLALHYVGALTPYHHKQLVGDAMCNFREYDVDGSKIQVYHDKRVIWGQERTVVVFISEKLKVGQLRGMSQSLEKAEHQLKLLQQHLCNPKGKMRDKEGLEDTIRSVVKCQFAKDVIDWSLKEVSEGKFQLNFSIDQKKLEEIEGELGFRILMTDHHDWDTADIIKAYYGQSKIEHAFRNLKNPYHLALKPQFHWTDQKIRVHFFICVLGYLMAAIVWYQAKAHAQFSGTLDTLLDTLNNIRLSAMLEETKARGRVKATYKLEEMSDKESLLMNALGIMDFHKHRLKLQGLSVYN
- a CDS encoding IS4-like element ISCku3 family transposase → MMREDWDLLRTFFPNDWKSLAVDTNALKGLRKDKSEEKLLRTLLIHLGCGYSLRETVVRAKRANLADLSDVALLKRLKKSKEWLYKLCLSLFRERGLQINKRNNFHLRLFDATTVKEPGKTGSLWRIHYSIEVPSLSCDFFKLTGTEGEGTGESFRQFPMKKDDYIIADRGYCTGQGIHHATRKGAYLSVRVNSQSLRIFGEEKKPFPLLKEIQYLKRPLAIKSWNVFIPNVDNTEYVKGRLCIIRKTEEAIKIAHKKLKRHASKKGIELKPETLIYAKYVIVFTTFPENQFTAFDILEWYRVRWQIELVFKRFKQIAQFGHLPKYDDDSSKAWLYGKLFVALLTEKLIDFATSFSPWGYFIVKQED
- the cas2 gene encoding CRISPR-associated endonuclease Cas2, whose amino-acid sequence is MYVVVVYDVDQKRCTKMLKLCRGYLHHIQNSVFEGEITEARLEELKIKAKKIMNEEDKDSLIVFKSRNEKWLDKEIVGFDKRPVDNIL
- the cas1b gene encoding type I-B CRISPR-associated endonuclease Cas1b; amino-acid sequence: MKQNYYIFNNGRLKRQENTIFFEKEDGSKAVIPIENTEALYAFGEIDFNTKLFNYLAQKGIPVHVFNYYGYYSGSYYPREYLNSGQLLVKQVNHYTSRQKRIVLARAFIEAASFNILKNLRYYGNRGKGVDEYISTIEGFRSQIEKTEVVEELMGIEGNIRNTYYKAWPTIIDQEIAFERRVKQPPDNMINALISYLNSMVYTTCLGEIYHTQLNPLISYLHEPGERRFSLSLDMAEVFKPIFSDRTIFTILNRHQITEKDFMTDVNCCYLNEKGRKTVVKEYDEKLKTIISHKKLERQVSYRYLIRLECYKLVKHLIGEQGYEGFKIWW
- a CDS encoding ISAs1 family transposase, with amino-acid sequence MNQHTTPIDNTHNELLHSITVRPVSQNDQANWDTLMRQHHYLGFRSLVGESIRYVAESQGQWLALIGWAAAALKCTVRDKWIGWPPFLKSQRLKLIANNSRFLILPQIHVPNLASRILSLNLKRLSQDWTKVYGHPIWLVETFVDPRFFKGVCYKAAGWIFLGHSTGFARSSQGYLLHNKPKMVFVRSLKAQVQKQLNNLNLTIQLRKETKPMKLSLKDAEFLDELLQQIPEHRMPRGVRHRKRSILAISICAIICNAWSFAAIAEWAKRCPQNMLKRLSCRYNTKTKRYEPPSEPTIRRFLQQVDAEAVDKVLSRWFQSVGDKSLPIAVDGKTLCGARQPDGKQVHLLAAFLHKQGIVLAQTQVDRKTNEIPMVPVLFDDLDIKDRVVTFDALHAQKETARYLVEDKKAEYIFTVKDNQKTIKQAIKELNLSSFPPSARNN
- a CDS encoding transposase, whose product is MWTSTELNEYLDFPYVKQVFCIHRIFTKVKTGKKTEEIVYGITSLTQQKASPKTILKFSRGHWSIENGLHYVRDTSFREDHSQIRTQNAPRAMASLKNLVVGLFHFLNVPNIAKTLRNFAARPFLALQMLRL